One Tomitella gaofuii DNA segment encodes these proteins:
- a CDS encoding nitrilase-related carbon-nitrogen hydrolase — translation MRVALLQGPESTDVDGALAEVAASARSAAESGAVILVCSELTCTGYRRSLSPEPRPDDDAAGPIGRTMAQAARESGIAIAYGYVEQAADGGSAVGGAGRALYNAVAVVGADGALLAHYRKTHLYRPAGDDAHPSVGGNPDDAHFTPGDDPVVQFPLGGLTCGILICYDVEFPEAVRAHALAGTDWLLVPTALAYPDDHVARILVPARAVESQLFIVYVNRIGQEPGASTGAPVTYYCGHTCAVAPDITEFARAGDEAELLVVDLDPELLARSRRRNTYLRDRRTDLYGAAGGGPAGSEEVDEGAGARSAEGPA, via the coding sequence ATGCGGGTGGCACTGCTGCAGGGGCCCGAGTCGACCGACGTCGACGGCGCCCTGGCCGAGGTCGCCGCGTCGGCGCGCTCCGCAGCGGAATCGGGCGCGGTCATCCTGGTGTGTTCGGAACTCACCTGCACCGGGTACCGCCGGTCGCTGAGCCCCGAGCCGCGGCCCGACGATGACGCGGCAGGGCCCATCGGCCGGACGATGGCCCAGGCCGCGCGCGAATCCGGCATCGCCATCGCCTACGGGTACGTCGAACAGGCCGCGGACGGCGGTAGCGCGGTCGGCGGTGCGGGCCGGGCCCTCTACAACGCCGTCGCGGTGGTGGGGGCCGACGGTGCGCTGCTCGCCCACTACCGCAAGACCCACCTGTACCGGCCGGCGGGCGACGACGCCCACCCGTCGGTCGGCGGCAACCCGGACGACGCACACTTCACCCCGGGCGACGATCCCGTCGTGCAGTTCCCACTCGGCGGCCTGACCTGCGGCATCCTGATCTGCTACGACGTCGAGTTCCCGGAGGCAGTGCGCGCCCACGCGCTGGCCGGCACCGACTGGCTTCTCGTGCCCACCGCCCTCGCCTACCCGGACGACCACGTGGCCCGCATCCTGGTGCCCGCCCGCGCCGTGGAGAGCCAGCTGTTCATCGTCTACGTCAACCGCATCGGTCAGGAGCCGGGTGCGAGCACGGGTGCGCCGGTCACCTACTACTGCGGTCACACCTGCGCCGTCGCGCCGGACATCACCGAGTTCGCCCGCGCCGGAGACGAAGCCGAATTGCTCGTGGTGGACCTGGACCCCGAGTTGCTCGCCCGCTCGCGCCGACGCAACACGTACCTGCGCGACCGCCGCACCGACCTGTACGGGGCGGCGGGCGGAGGGCCGGCGGGCTCAGAAGAGGTGGACGAGGGGGCCGGGGCCCGCAGCGCCGAGGGGCCGGCGTGA
- a CDS encoding nucleotidyltransferase family protein, with amino-acid sequence MATVSAAQTYDLPHEDEVRAVLRRYGVRRAQLFGSAARGELTPTSDIDMLIDLPGPLDYAVLLRLSEELEAATGRRVDLLTSIKPVFRPYIEPELVEIVL; translated from the coding sequence ATGGCCACGGTGAGCGCGGCGCAGACCTACGACCTGCCGCACGAGGACGAGGTGCGTGCTGTACTGCGTCGCTACGGGGTGCGCCGCGCGCAGCTGTTCGGCAGCGCCGCGCGCGGAGAGCTGACGCCGACGAGTGACATCGACATGCTCATCGACCTCCCCGGGCCGCTTGACTACGCAGTGCTGTTGCGCCTCTCCGAGGAACTCGAAGCTGCAACTGGTCGTCGCGTCGATCTCCTCACTTCCATCAAGCCTGTCTTCCGCCCCTACATCGAGCCGGAACTGGTCGAGATCG